TACCACAAGGCTTTGATATGCATATTGGAAACTCCTTAGTTATTTGCAGGAGTCTCAAATGTTTCGTAACTTATTCACCTCTATATAAATAATAAGATTTATTTACTATCACTAATCTTGCCATCAAAAAGCTTAAATGTCATATCCGTTTTACCTGCAATAGAAAGATCGTGAGTCACTGCTATGATTGTTGTATTTTCTATTCTGGAAAGTTTATGAAGCAGATCAAAAATCATCTTACCTGTTTGAGAATCAAGATTCCCAGTAGGTTCGTCAGCAAGAATCAGCTTTGGCTTATTTGCTAATGCTCTTGCAATAGCTACTCTTTGTTGTTCTCCTCCGGAAAGCCGTCCCGGTTTCCTTCTTTGCTTTTCACCTTCTATACCAACTTCGTCTAATAATTTTGTTGCTCGTTCTTTTCTATCCTTAGAAGGTGTACCAGCAAACTCCATAGTAATCGTTACATTCTCTAGAGCAGAAATATTTGGAATTAAATTATAATTTTGAAATATAAAGCCTATTTCTTTAGAACGATAAGACACTTGTTCTTTTTCAGACATACGAGAGATATCTTTACCGTCAACAATTATTTTGCCTGATGTCGGCCTATCAAGGGCACCCAAGATTGATAACAAAGTGCTTTTACCGCTACCGCTTTTCCCTATTATTGAAATAAATTTTCCTTGTGGCACCTTAAAATCTATATTGTTAACGGCAACAACTTTTACATCGCCTGATTTAAATTCTTTTGTTATATTAGACACTTCTAGCATATTTCCTCCCGAGACCCCACACTTAAAATTTTAAGTGTGGGGTATTTTCTTTATTTATTATTCCGATCTCATTACTTCTGCCGGTCTTACCTTAGAAATAAACCAAGCAGGAATCGCACTACCCAAAATTGCAATAATTATAGCCGCACCAAAACCATACAGAA
This bacterium CG_4_10_14_0_2_um_filter_33_32 DNA region includes the following protein-coding sequences:
- a CDS encoding ABC transporter — translated: MLEVSNITKEFKSGDVKVVAVNNIDFKVPQGKFISIIGKSGSGKSTLLSILGALDRPTSGKIIVDGKDISRMSEKEQVSYRSKEIGFIFQNYNLIPNISALENVTITMEFAGTPSKDRKERATKLLDEVGIEGEKQRRKPGRLSGGEQQRVAIARALANKPKLILADEPTGNLDSQTGKMIFDLLHKLSRIENTTIIAVTHDLSIAGKTDMTFKLFDGKISDSK